The genomic window GAAGGTCGATCTGGAGGACCTCGCGCCAGGCGCTGATCAAGGTCAGGAAGTCAACGCGACCGGCCTGGTAGTCGGCCACGGCGATGTCCAGTGCATCTCTCGCTCGGGGGAGAATGCTTTGCTGAAACAGGTCGAGCGTCTCTCGCTGGGCGCGGGCCCGGGAGAGCAGATCCTTCAGCTCCCGGTAGATGCCGTCTCGCTCGGCGTCGTAAAGTTTGGCATCGGCCACGGCCCGGGCCTGGGCCTCGCGGATGGCGCCGTCGATCTTGGCCCGGTAGATCGGCAGGTTGAAACCGACGAACAGGCCAAGGTTGTCGTTGCCGTTGGCCACCGGGGATATGGCGTTGTCCTCAGAGACCAGGCCGTAGTTGAAGCCGAGCGTGACGTTGGGCGCCGAGCGTTTCTTCGCCAGCTCGACGGCCGCCGCGTCACGCGCGACAGCGGCGAGCCGGCCCCTCAGTTCCGGCCGGGAGGCGACGGCCAGGCGGTAGAGCCGGTCGATCTGCCCGGGGACGTCACCTGCCGGTAGGTCGAGGGTCGTCTGCAGGGGGGCCTCGGGGGTGACGTGCATCAGCTCGGCCAGATCGGCGCGGGCCGACTCGATCCCCTGGCGGATGCCGACGAACTCGCGGTCGAGGTCGGCCAGGGCGACCTCGGCGCTGAGCACGTCCTGCTGGCTCGACTGGCCGCTTTCGTACTGGATGCGGGCGATCTCGATGAAGTCTTCGACCAGTGCCCGGTTCTGCTCCAGGATCTGGGCCGACCGCTCATTGGCATAAAGATCGGCATAGGCCCGCTTCACCGCCTCAACCACGTCGAGCTGGGCGGTCACGAGCTCGGCAATGGCGACCTGCACGTCCTTCTCCGCCGCCTCGCCGCGCAGGGCCAGCGTGCCGAACCAGGGGAACTGCTGCGCGATGAGAAGGTTCCAGGGTACCTGACCGGCGGCAGTTTGCAGGCTATTGCTGCCGCTCGGGTAGATCGTGTTCGAGACGACCGGATCGTCGAGTGATGTCACCTGCGGAATGCGGTGCTCGAGTGCTTTCACATTAAAAGAGGCCGCCTGGACTGCCCGGTTCTCGACCAGAGCGAAGCGGATGTAGTCGTCGACCGGCCGGGGCCCGGAAAGCTCTGGGGGTGCCGGGGCGGGGTCAAGCGCAACGGCCATCGGGTCGTCTGGACCGATTGTCTGGGGAGGCCGGATCGAGGCATCGTGCAGATTCCCAGCAACCTCAGCATACTCCGGCGTGGAGCCGGGCAGGGCGCATCCGCATCCGAAGCCACCAGCCAGCAGGGCCGCCCCCATTGCGGCGGACCAGCGTCGTGTCATCGTTCCCCTCGCTCCGGTTCAACGGGAGCCGGCGCGCCGAGACGCCGACGGAATTTCGAGGATGAGCCCAAGATCATTCAATCGGACGTTCGAGGGATCGGCCTTTGCCGATTCTCCGGCCAGATGGCCGGACCCGTCTCCTGCCGATCATGCTTGAGCGAACCTCCTTGGCTAGGCTTTCCCACGAATGACGAACTCAGGGTTGACGGTGATCCGGTGCGCTCGGACTCCTCGGAGGATGGATCTCCCAGGCATGTAGGCCTTCGGAGGCGGCGGGGGAACGCCGCGAGGAGGGCGACGCGGCGCGCCGTCCCCTCCGCGCGCAGCGCGTCGTCCTCAGCGTGGATCAGCTCCTTCTTAATCGAGGGGAGGAAGCTCTCCCTCGGCGCGTGATTCCAGCAGTTCCCCCAGCGTCTCATACTGCGGGCGATCCCCTCGCCGGCCAGGATGCGTTCAGGTACTCGCTGGGATACTGGCTGCCCCGATCCGAGTCGGCCACCCGATCGGTCCCGGGCATCCGCCGCATGATCGCCATCTCCAGGGGATCGACAACCAGGCGACTCTCGATCCGTTCCGACCTTGACCAGCCGCCGATCCGTCGCGTGCGCAGGTCGTTCACCGCCGCCAGCGACGACCAGTCCCCCCGCGTCGAGAGGGAGGCGATATCGGCCGTCCAGGTCCAATCGGCCCCCCGGTTCCAACGCTCGCCCCGCAGGCGACGCAGTTCCTCCTCGGCGGGGGACAGGTTCTCCTTGCCGGGGAAGGTCTGGTCCTCCTGGGTGGCCAGAGCCTTGCTTGCAGCTCGGGAGCAGGAACTGGCCCAGGTTTCGCGAGTAACCCCGGTGAGGCTCTCGCCCCCTTCGGTCACCCTTCGCTCGACCTCAGCCTTGAACGCGGCGGTGAAGGACCCTCGACTCGTTGCCATCGTTGACCTCCTCACGAGTAGTTTGCGCTCTGATCTGAGCACTCACCATTCGAGGGGAAGTCCACCTCAGTCTCCTGCTTCAGGGACAAACTCTGATCGAGTCGTCGAATCCCCGGCGTCCATTATCCTCGAACGGCTTCAACCGCTCCTCGGAAGATCCGCAAGCCGTCTCCTTCGGGCCGAGACGCGATCCGAGTCCATCGAGGATGGTGAATAAATTCGAGAAACCGCTCCGGGTGAGGCATGAGTCCAAAGATTCGACCAGTCGGGTCAATCACGCCCGCAACTCCCGCAGGAGAGCCATTCGGATTGCTCGGGTATAACTCGGTCGGACGATTTGATTCGTCAATGTAGCGAAGGGCGAGCTGACCGGCGGCAGCCAGGGAGTCGAACGCTTCCTGGCTCTCGACAACGAACTTCCCTTCACCATGAGCCACGGGAAGCTCGATCGGATCTCCGTCGGGAAGAAAGGGAGACCGCCCGGGAGACGTGGCCTGAAGTCGAACCCATCGGCACTCGAAACGCCCGGAATCGTTGTGAGTGATGGTCGCTCGGGGCCCTCCAGGCAAGAGCCCTGCTTTCACGAGGACCTGAAATCCGTTGCAGATGCCAAGGATGAGCCCACCTCGGTCATGAAAGCGCCGAAGCGCATCGTCGAGGGCCTTGAGCCGAGTCGCCAGAATGCGACCGGCGCCCAGGTCATCTCCATAGCTGAACCCGCCGGGGATGGTCAGGATTTGGAAGGCATCGAGCGCCCCGGGACGCTCCAGAACTCGGTCGATGTGGGCCGTCTCAACGTAAGCCCCAGCAAGTTGCCAGGCCGCGACGGTTTCCTCATCGCAGTTTGTACCAGGAGCCCGAAGGACGATCGCACGGGGCAAGGGCATGGTTCCACGGGGAAAAAGGCCAACTAACGAGGAAATGTCAATTGATCGGAATCAGGAATGACGAGCCCAAAGAGTGCTTCCATTCCTTAAAGGCGATCGAGTGTGCAAGGGACGTTTCGACCGAAACGAAGAACTCGAGCACGTCCCTTCAAGTTCAACCCCGAACCGGCGACTACCACGTCTGAGGACCGTTTCAGTCATCGTCTCGATCATCGTCGAGATCAAAGCTTGAGTCGAATCCTCGGTAGCGGTAGCGATTCGGGGCAGCTCTCTAGTAATCGCCCGTATTGTCGTACTCGGGATTGGCGCGGTAGGAGAGATCGCGGCGGATGAGATCGGCCTCGTAGATTTGGACCACGAAGTCGGCCGCAATTTTCAGTCGAGAGCTGGCCCCCTTGAGGGATTCATCACGAGAACCGCGTCGAAATTCGACGACCCCGACGTGCTTGGCCTTGTTCTTGACATAATTGATCCCTGGGATGCCATCGGCGTCTCCAGAGATCAAAAGGGCAACGTCATAGGTATCCTGAAGCGCGACCATATCAACGGCCATGCTGGTGTCGAGCCCTTTTTCGGTGAGGTTGTGATGCAGGAGGTCGACCTTCCAATGACCTTCCTGGCGAATCTCAACGAAGTCCGTGGCCGACTGCACACCGTGGTAAAAGCGCTTCTTCCGTTCCAGGGCCCGACGCTTTCCCTCGTACCATTCACGTGTTTCAGCGAAGCAGAGACCCCAGGCCTCGTCCAGCCGACGCTCGGGGGAAATGTCTGGAGACTTCCGGATCACGTCTTCGACATAACTGTCGCGAAGTCTCGGATTCAGTTCAAAACGGTTCCGAAGCCGGCTCTCAGCCTTGGAATCGTTCAGGTCCCATTCATCCATTTTGCCGACAACATACCAGTAGATCCGAGCATGCTGTGCAGATTCCCAGGGAGCCCCCTCGGCAAAGGTTCGGCCCCAGTGACTGACACTTTGCTCAAAAATATAACGGTAGAATGAACCGTAATCGTCGACACGAAGGTTCAGATGTTTCAGGACACCGTCGAGGTTCGAGCCATCGACAAAGGTGACGAAGCGCTGCATCTGCGCATTCCTTCCGGGCGGGTCACCGGTTCAAGAGGTGATGATTAACAGAGTCGAAACCATGATCATCGATCGGACGAAGCCATCGCGTCCGTAAATCAGCGACGGACGCATCGATCACCGTCTGGCCAAGCAGGCCTCGAACGGACAAACGGGGCCCGTGCTCCGGGGCGGCAACGACGGTTCCGAGGCGACCCACAGGCAGTCCCTCGAAACGATCGAGTACCTCGGCAACGTGCTCCGGACGAACTTCAAGCAGAAATCGAGAGGGGGATTCGGAGAACAGGAGAATCGGATCACTTGCGGCATCATCGAGACAGGGGACATCGCGTACCGAACACTCGGCCCCAAGCGAACCGGCCAGGCACATCTCGGCGAGGGCAACGGCGAGGCCCCCCTCGCTCAGATCGTGGCAGGCTCGCAGCCACCCGCGAACATTACAGTCGTGAACCGCTCTGAAGATGGCCAGCCCGAGTTCGGGGTCAACCTGAGGAACCCGACCGCCAGCCTCTCCCAGGTGTTTGAGGAGGGCCGAACCTCCGAGTTCGTTCCGCGTCTGGCCGACAATCAACAGGTGGTTTCCTGCGGCCTTCAGGTCCATCGTCAGACACTGACGCACGTCGGGAACCTGGCCGATTGCAGAGATGAGCAGCGTGGGAGGAATTGCAAGACTTTCCCCCTCATGCGTGTATTCGTTGTAAAGACTATCCTTCCCAGAAATAAAGGGAGTTCGATACGAAAGCGCTAAATCGTGACACGCCTGCGCAGCCAGAACGAGTGAGCCAAGCGTTTCGGGCCGTTCTGGGTTACCCCA from Tautonia marina includes these protein-coding regions:
- a CDS encoding TolC family protein, giving the protein MTRRWSAAMGAALLAGGFGCGCALPGSTPEYAEVAGNLHDASIRPPQTIGPDDPMAVALDPAPAPPELSGPRPVDDYIRFALVENRAVQAASFNVKALEHRIPQVTSLDDPVVSNTIYPSGSNSLQTAAGQVPWNLLIAQQFPWFGTLALRGEAAEKDVQVAIAELVTAQLDVVEAVKRAYADLYANERSAQILEQNRALVEDFIEIARIQYESGQSSQQDVLSAEVALADLDREFVGIRQGIESARADLAELMHVTPEAPLQTTLDLPAGDVPGQIDRLYRLAVASRPELRGRLAAVARDAAAVELAKKRSAPNVTLGFNYGLVSEDNAISPVANGNDNLGLFVGFNLPIYRAKIDGAIREAQARAVADAKLYDAERDGIYRELKDLLSRARAQRETLDLFQQSILPRARDALDIAVADYQAGRVDFLTLISAWREVLQIDLQVARFEAELNKSLASLERAVGIQLRDHPPTEALDATPADEAPPPPPPIGSGPFSGRESDRTNPE
- a CDS encoding NYN domain-containing protein — encoded protein: MQRFVTFVDGSNLDGVLKHLNLRVDDYGSFYRYIFEQSVSHWGRTFAEGAPWESAQHARIYWYVVGKMDEWDLNDSKAESRLRNRFELNPRLRDSYVEDVIRKSPDISPERRLDEAWGLCFAETREWYEGKRRALERKKRFYHGVQSATDFVEIRQEGHWKVDLLHHNLTEKGLDTSMAVDMVALQDTYDVALLISGDADGIPGINYVKNKAKHVGVVEFRRGSRDESLKGASSRLKIAADFVVQIYEADLIRRDLSYRANPEYDNTGDY
- a CDS encoding DDE-type integrase/transposase/recombinase, with amino-acid sequence MATSRGSFTAAFKAEVERRVTEGGESLTGVTRETWASSCSRAASKALATQEDQTFPGKENLSPAEEELRRLRGERWNRGADWTWTADIASLSTRGDWSSLAAVNDLRTRRIGGWSRSERIESRLVVDPLEMAIMRRMPGTDRVADSDRGSQYPSEYLNASWPARGSPAV
- the purQ gene encoding phosphoribosylformylglycinamidine synthase I, translating into MPLPRAIVLRAPGTNCDEETVAAWQLAGAYVETAHIDRVLERPGALDAFQILTIPGGFSYGDDLGAGRILATRLKALDDALRRFHDRGGLILGICNGFQVLVKAGLLPGGPRATITHNDSGRFECRWVRLQATSPGRSPFLPDGDPIELPVAHGEGKFVVESQEAFDSLAAAGQLALRYIDESNRPTELYPSNPNGSPAGVAGVIDPTGRIFGLMPHPERFLEFIHHPRWTRIASRPEGDGLRIFRGAVEAVRG